A single window of Amyelois transitella isolate CPQ chromosome 17, ilAmyTran1.1, whole genome shotgun sequence DNA harbors:
- the LOC106130593 gene encoding uncharacterized protein LOC106130593, translating to MFRARKILDMCLETNLEVNLEAQGSNSMSTSTQQIGISTPSDDTNKENVSLLATSTNMSNSVTKSNSDKDEISAEECLSAFEDSDDSGKDPNYDRPSKKRKTIPVVPCRRSSSSSSSSSSSSSLTSASSSSSSASQVSESPASASILQEEPNLNIDEQQKQVVITEEIKTTRKRQRVEGQWKQNLSKTLRNSGLSYQTKSGRTVPKKGMKVACGERCRLKCSSFLTDEMRRVLFDSYWALNNLEKQRQFVHKHIRPIDVKYRYVKAQKPRKTNYAFYFEVGGLLKRVCKIMFKNTLDINDRTIRTVTDKSAGGFLEEDRRGKHNKHYTVGETMKNDIRNHIKSIPRIESHYLRAQTTREYIDGGKTISDLHRDYVAQCKEDGREYANYVMYSRIFNHEFNIGFFVPKKDRCELCVAYENSDLENKEKLQQKYDEHYIEKKLSRQEKNKDKKALNTNENLIVAVYDLQAVLQVPRGDVSVFYYKSKLNNMNFTVSKLKPEKQKGTKGGNTKRRIKNKSLSDDEDSEPTVTQSITECYFWHEGEGNRGADEIGSCLLKFIEKELNSHAEKESIDIVFYSDNCCGQNKNKYIIAMYMYAVMKYPQLSSITHKYLITGHTQNEGDSVHSVIEKQIKRSLKSGPIYVPSQYIQIIKEAKKTGEPLRVNELSHRDFISLKNLSSDMGIATVSKIKISDVKIMSISKDRPNILKYKTSYKDTEWSEANLLSRNKKMTIPETKPAYSFKLKIKENKKTDLLNLLLHNHIPGFYSDFFNNL from the coding sequence ATGTTTAGAGcaagaaaaatattggataTGTGTTTGGAGACGAATCTAGAAGTTAATCTTGAAGCACAGGGTTCCAATTCAATGTCAACGAGTACTCAACAAATAGGTATATCGACACCATCTGACGACACCAATAAAGAGAATGTTTCTTTGCTTGCAACTTCTACAAATATGTCAAATTCGGTCACAAAATCTAATAGCGACAAGGACGAAATTTCTGCTGAGGAATGCTTAAGTGCGTTTGAGGATTCAGATGATTCTGGTAAAGATCCAAATTATGACAGACCTAGTAAAAAGCGTAAGACAATTCCAGTGGTTCCTTGTCGGCGGTCGTCGTCGTCATCGAGTTCTTCGAGTTCGTCGTCGTCCTTAACCTCAGCTTCATCTAGCTCATCGTCTGCATCACAGGTCTCAGAGAGTCCCGCTAGTGCATCGATTCTACAGGAGGAACCCAATTTAAATATCGATGAGCAGCAAAAACAAGTCGTGATCAcagaagaaattaaaactactcGTAAAAGACAACGTGTAGAAGGTCAGTGGAAACAAAATCTTTCAAAGACTCTTCGAAACTCAGGATTATCTTATCAAACGAAATCTGGACGTACTGTTCCAAAAAAAGGTATGAAGGTGGCTTGTGGGGAACGTTGTCGGCTCAAATGCAGTTCTTTTCTCACTGATGAAATGAGGCGGGTATTATTTGATTCTTACTGggctttaaataatttggagAAACAGAGACAGTTTGTGCACAAACATATAAGACCCATAGATGTCAAGTACCGTTACGTCAAGGCGCAAAAACCACGAAAAACCAATTATGCTTTCTACTTTGAAGTTGGAGGTTTATTAAAAAGAGTCTGCAAAATTATGTTCAAAAATACACTGGacattaatgatagaactatCAGGACTGTAACAGACAAATCAGCTGGAGGTTTTTTGGAAGAGGATCGCAGAGGGAaacataataaacattatactGTCGGCGAAACTATGAAAAATGATATCAGGAATCATATAAAATCTATACCAAGGATTGAAAGTCATTACTTAAGAGCACAAACTACACGGGAATACATCGATGGAGGGAAAACTATCTCGGACTTACATAGGGATTACGTGGCGCAGTGCAAAGAGGACGGACGTGAATATGCAAATTACGTTATGTATTCTCGCATCTTTAATCACGAATTTAACATCGGTTTCTTTGTTCCAAAAAAAGACAGATGTGAACTATGTGTTGCCTACGAAAATTCTGAtttggaaaataaagaaaagctCCAGCAGAAATATGATGAGCACTATATAGAGAAAAAATTGTCAAgacaagagaaaaataaagacaagAAGGCTCTGAATACTAATGAAAATCTAATAGTGGCTGTGTATGACCTACAGGCTGTTTTACAGGTACCTCGTGGCGATGtttctgtattttattataaaagtaaactgaataatatgaattttactgtaagtaaattaaaaccGGAAAAACAAAAAGGAACCAAAGGGGGAAatactaaaagaagaataaaaaataaatctttgagTGACGATGAGGATAGCGAACCAACTGTAACCCAAAGTATAACTGAATGCTATTTTTGGCACGAAGGTGAAGGAAATCGAGGTGCAGACGAAATCGGTAGTTGTTTGCTTAAATTTATCGAAAAAGAGCTGAACAGTCATGCAGAAAAAGAATCGATTGATATAGTTTTCTACTCGGATAACTGTTGCggccaaaacaaaaacaagtacATTATCGCAATGTACATGTATGCGGTAATGAAATACCCTCAATTAAGTTCTATTActcacaaatatttaataactgGACACACTCAAAATGAAGGTGACTCGGTTCATTCAGTCATAGAAAAACAGATCAAACGCTCTTTAAAATCGGGACCAATTTATGTTCCTAGTCAGTATATTCAGATAATTAAAGAAGCAAAAAAAACCGGAGAACCACTTAGGGTCAATGAGCTTTCACACAGAGATTTCAtttcattgaaaaatttaagttcTGATATGGGTATAGCTACTGTTAGTAAGATTAAGATATCGGATGTAAAAATTATGAGTATTTCCAAAGATAGACCAAATATTCTAAAGTATAAAACCTCTTACAAAGATACTGAGTGGTCGGAAGCTAATTTGCTatccagaaataaaaaaatgacaattCCTGAAACAAAGCCAGCTTatagttttaagttaaaaattaaagaaaacaaaaagactgatttattgaatttgttaCTCCACAATCATATCCCAGGGTTCTACtcggatttttttaataatttgtag